In Primulina eburnea isolate SZY01 chromosome 3, ASM2296580v1, whole genome shotgun sequence, one DNA window encodes the following:
- the LOC140828335 gene encoding uncharacterized protein — protein sequence MDSLKFRDVRVEKSHAISKYRRILRITTLFRLVEIFVFLVIVVRFCSQFHFSVKSSGEHFKGLFSAENSGKGPDIYDEYVEKCGRNHQSSGNEKLRDMGMNRSKSEKVLRVAHVDDRRRELRRSVTERYCQRTANSGRKNAAANGGITSYCAEDEMSSAEFRQAVEAFIARQQRLLREEEALSDV from the exons ATGGATTCACTAAAGTTTCGTGATGTAAGAGTGGAAAAATCCCACGCAATTTCAAAGTACCGTAGGATTCTGAGAATTACGACTCTGTTTCGGTTGGTGGAGATTTTTGTTTTCTTGGTCATCGTCGTTCGATTCTGTTCACAGTTCCATTTTTCTGTCAAGTCTTCTGGAGAACATTTCAAGG GGCTATTTTCAGCTGAAAATAGCGGAAAGGGGCCCGATATTTACGACGAGTACGTGGAAAAATGCGGCAGAAACCATCAATCTAGCGGTAACGAGAAACTAAGAGACATGGGGATGAACAGAAGTAAATCAGAGAAAGTGTTGAGAGTGGCGCACGTGGATGATCGCCGCCGTGAGTTGAGACGAAGCGTGACGGAGAGGTACTGTCAGAGAACTGCGAACAGCGGGAGGAAGAACGCGGCGGCGAACGGCGGCATCACCTCGTACTGCGCGGAGGACGAGATGAGTAGCGCAGAGTTCCGGCAGGCCGTGGAGGCATTTATCGCTCGGCAGCAGCGGTTGTTGAGGGAAGAAGAAGCACTTTCCGATGTATGA